The sequence below is a genomic window from Ciceribacter thiooxidans.
CCGGCTCGCCATCCGGCCTGACGACGAGCATGCGGGCGCTGTCGCGCGGGCTCACGGGCCTCAGCGCAATCCGCTCCTCGGGCAGGTCGAAATCGAAAAGGTCTACGCGCATGGTGTCTCGGCTTCTGGAAAACGCGAAACCCGCCCGGGCGTCATGGACGCCGGGCGGGCTCGGAAAGCGGCTCTCGCTCAGGCGTCGGCTGCGACCTTCATCGAGACGATCGAATCCGGATCGCGCACCGGTTCGCCGCGCTTGATCTGATCGATAATCTCCATGCCTTCGACGACTTCGCCCCAGACCGAATACTGCTTGTTGAGCCAGGGGGCATCGGTGAAGCAGATGAAGAACTGCGAGTTGGCGGAGTTCGGGTTCTGCGAGCGGGCCATCGAGCAGGTACCGCGCACGTGCGGGGTCGCGGAGAACTCGGCCTTGAGGTCCGGCTTGTCGGAACCGCCCATGCCGGCGCGGGCCGGATTGAAGCTTGCACCGCCCTGCTTGCCGTACTGCACGTCGCCGGTCTGGGCCATGAAGTCCTCGATCACGCGGTGGAAGACGACGCCGTCATAGGCCCCTTCCCGCGTCAGTTCCTTGACGCGAGCGACGTGGCCGGGCGCGACGTCGGGCTTGAGCGCGATCACGACCTTGCCCTTGGTGGTTTCCATGATGATGGTGTTTTCCGGATCCTTGATCTCGGCCATAGACTTACTCCTCTCGGGGCACGGGCGTGCCCGTTTTAAGATTACCTGCCGACCGTGACCTTGAGCATCGCGTCGGGATCGCTGACTTCGCCGTTGGCGCCCTCGCCGCGCTTGATCTTGTCGACATATTCCATGCCCGCGACGACCTTGCCGACGACCGTGTACTGGCCGTTGAGGAAGCCGCCGTCGGCGAACATGATGAAGAACTGTGAGTTTGCCGAGTTCGGGTCCTGGGCACGCGCCATGCCGACGGTGCCGCGCTCGAACGGGAGGTTGGAGAACTCAGCCGGAAGGTCTGGCAGCTTGGAGCCGCCGGTGCCGGCGCGCGACGGATCATAACCGTCCTTGAGATCGCCGAATTCCACGTCGCCGGTCTGCGCCATGAAGCCGTCGATCACCCGGTGGAAGGCGACGTTATCATACTCGCCCTTGCCGGCGATCTCCTTCATGCGCTCGACATGCTTCGGAGCGACTTGCGGAAGCAATTCAATGACAACCGGTCCGTCCTTCAACTGGATCGTGAGGATATTCTCGTTCGACTGCGCGTGGGCAGAGCCGAAAAGTCCGGCGACCGCGAACGTCGCGGCAAAGGCAAGATGAAGCAGCTTCATGGTGGCTCCGTAGTGTTTCGCTAACAGGTCAGGACTTGAGCCTGGATTTGAGGGCCGTCAGGACCGAGGCCGGCACGAAGGCGCTGACGTCTCCGCCCATGGACGCGATCTGACGAACCAATGTGGCCGTTATGGGCCGCGAGGCGGTGCCGGCCGGCAGGAAGATCGTCTGCATGTCCGGCGCCATCTGGTAGTTCATGCCCGCCATCTGCATCTCGTAGTCGAGATCGGTGCCGTCGCGGAGCCCGCGCACGAGGAGCTTCGCGCCGTGGCGGCGGGCCGCATCGACCGCAAGATTGTCGAAGGAGACGACGGATATGTCGCCCACCCGTGCCGGCATCGCTTCGGCCAGCGAAAGGCGGATCAGTTCCGCGCGCTCGTCATAGCTGAACATCGGCGCCTTGCCGGGATGAATGCCGATGCCGACGATCACTTTCGACACGACATTCAGGGACTGAACGAGGACGTCCAGATGCCCGTTGGTCATGGGATCGAATGATCCTGGATAGAAGGCGATGGTCATGGCGTCCCGGATTCATTGTTTGGAGCCTTTTGTCACGGACGGCCGGAAATCGCAAGGGACTTGGCCGGCGGGCGCCCGGGCCGGCATATACCAAAGAAGGTCACGCAAACCGGCGAAATGCCTCTTCCGCCGCACCGTTTCGCGCCCGCATCCCCTTCCCCGTCAACCGTTTTTGGAGTATCGCCTGCGTCCGATGCTGCGCCGCACACTGCTGGTTGGAAAGATGAACGCCAGATGAACGGGCCATTAAGGCGGGCTTCAGGCTGACCTTGATATCAGATTTTCATGATGCAGAGGAACAATGCCGTTGGCAGAACATTCTTTGCGCGATGCGGCAATACCAGAAAGGACGAAGACCATGCCTGATAAAGTGACCCTTATCAACTTGGTTTGGATGGCGACCATGACGGCGATGCTTGCGACCTCCGTCACGTTCTACATGAACGAGAAGAACGACGCCAAGTTTTATGGGCCGCCGATGACGGCGAGCTACCATACCTTCGGGCACTGATCTTCTACTTCAGGTGCAGCCGCAGCAGGATAACCAGACGAGGAGGATGTAGATGTTCATGACGCTCACCGTACTCGCAGCCCTGATCTGCGGAATGTTCGTCGCCTCGGTGACCTCGACCATTTCGGCCTTGCGTCGCGAGAGCGAGGACCACAAGCTGCTGATGGAAAGACACAAGGCTTTCTAGCATCCACGGCGGCCCCGACCTCCAGGGCTAGACGCCAGCCGCGGGGATCCACACCTGTGGCCAAGACGGGCGTCCTGCCCCACCGGCCCCCGACTAGACATTCGAGCCTCCGCCGCACCCGGCGCGAGGCTCTTTTCATGCGGTACTTGCGTCTGAAGTGACAGAATGACCGGAAGAATGAGGCCGCCGGATCGCTCCGACGGCCTCTTCCGTATTCCTTATTCGGCTTCGCCCTCGCCGGGAGCCTCTTCCGCGACACCTTCGACATCCGCCTCGCCTTCGGGCTCGCTGATCCGCTCGACCGACACGACCTTTTCGTCCTTGGCGGTGGAGAAGATCGTGACACCCTTGGTGGCGCGGCTCGCGATTCGGATGCCGCCGACAGGTACCCGGATAAGCTGGCCGCCGTCGGACACCAGCATCAGCTGGTCGTTTTCCTCCACCGGGAAGGCGGCGACCAGCTCGCCGATCTCCGCCGTCTTCGAGGTGTCGGTGGCGCGGATACCCTTGCCGCCACGGCCCGAGGTACGGAAGTCGTAGGAGGACGAGCGCTTGCCGAAGCCCTTCTCCGAGACCGTGAGCACGAACTGCTCGCGGGCCCTGAGCTCCTGGTAGAGCTCTTCGGAGAGATCGGCGAGTTCGCCCACCTCCTCGCCGACGAGCGCGATGTCCTCTTCGTCCACGCCGCTGGCGCGCCGTTCGGCGGCCGAGCGCTTGAGATAGGCCGCACGCTGGGCGGCATCGGCATCGACATGGCCGAGGATCGTCATCGAGATCAGCCGGTCGCCATCGGCGAGCGTGATGCCGCGGACGCCGATCGAGTTGCGGCCGGCGAAGACGCGAACCTCGTCGACCGGGAAGCGGATCGCCTGGCCGAGCGCGGTGGTGAGCAGCACGTCGTCGCGATCGGTACAGGTCTCGACGGAGAGGATCTCGTCACCCTCCTCGTCGAGCTTCATGGCGATCTTGCCGTTGCGGTTCACCTGCACGAAGTCCGAGAGCTTGTTGCGGCGGACGGTGCCGCGGGTCGTCGAGAACATGACGTCCAGGTTTTCCCAGGTCTTCTCGTCTTCCGGCAGCGGCATGATCGTGGTGATACGTTCGCCAGGCTCCAGCGGCAGCATGTTGATGAGCGCCTTGCCGCGCGAGGTCGGGGTGCCGATCGGCAGACGCCAGACCTTCTCCTTGTAGACGATGCCGCGCGAGGAGAAGAACAGCACCGGCGTGTGGGTATTGGCGACGAAGAGACGGGTCGCGAAATCCTCTTCCTTCATCGCCATGCCGGAGCGGCCCTTGCCGCCGCGCCGCTGGGCGCGGTAGGTCGCGAGCGGCACGCGTTTGATATAGCCGGCATGGCTGACGGTGACGACCATGTCCTCGCGGGCGATCAGGTCCTCGTCGTCCATGTCCGGACCGCCTTCGACGATCTCGGTGCGGCGGGGCGTGCCGAATTCGTCGCGAACGGCGGTGAGCTCGGCCTTGACGATGTCCTGGATGCGCAGGCGCGAGGAGAGGATTTCGAGGTAATCGGCGATTTCGGCGCCGATCTTGTTCAGTTCCTCGTCGATCTCGTCGCGGCCGAGCGCGGTGAGGCGTGCCAGACGCAGTTCGAGGATGGCGCGGGCCTGCTCTTCAGACAGGTTGTAGGTCAGGTCCTCGTTGATGCGGTGGCGCGGATCGTCGATCAGCCGGATCAGCGCTTCGACGTCGTGCGCCGGCCAGCGGCGCTCCATCAGCTGCTCGCGGGCCGTCTGCGGATCGGGCGCGCGGCGGATGAGGTTGATGACCTCGTCAATATTGGCGACGGCGATCGCGAGACCGACCAAGACATGGGCGCGTTCGCGCGCCTTGCGCAGCAGGTACTTGGTTCGCCGGCTGACGACCTCTTCGCGGAACGAAACGAAGGCCCGCAGCATGTCGAGAAGCGTCATCTGCTCCGGCTTGCCGCCGTTCAGCGCCACCATGTTGCAACCGAACGAGGTCTGCAGCGGCGTGTAGCGGTAGAGCTGGTTCAGGATGACATCGGCATTGGCATCGCGCTTCAGTTCGATGACGACGCGGTAGCCTTCGCGGTCGGACTCGTCGCGCAGGTCGGAAATGCCCTCGATGCGCTTCTCGCGCACCAGTTCGGCCATCTTCTCGATCATCGTCGCCTTGTTCACCTGATAGGGAATCTCGGTAATGATGATCTGCTCGCGGTCGCCGCGCATCGGTTCGACTCTCGCGACACCCCGCATGATGACCGAACCACGGCCGGTCTCATAGGCCGACCTGATGCCCGAACGTCCGAGGATCATCGCGCCGGTCGGGAAATCCGGGCCCGGAATGATCTGCATGAGTTCAGGCAGTTCGATCGCCGGATTGTCGATCAGCGCGATACAGCCGTCGATGACTTCGCCGAGATTGTGCGGCGGGATATTGGTCGCCATGCCGACGGCGATGCCGCCGGCCCCGTTGACGAGGAGGTTCGGAAACTTCGCGGGCACGACGACGGGTTCGGCGAGCGTGCCGTCATAGTTGTCGCGGAAGTCGACCGTCTCCTTGTCGAGGTCGTCGAGAAGCGAATGGGCGGCCTTCTGCAGGCGGCACTCGGTGTAGCGTTCGGCCGCCGGCGGGTCGCCGTCGATCGAACCGAAATTGCCCTGGCCGTCGATGAGCGGCAGGCGCAGCGACCAGTTCTGGGCCATGCGCGCCAGCGCGTCATAAATCGCCGCGTTGCCATGGGGGTGATACTTACCCATGACGTCACCCGTCACGCGGGCGCACTTGACGTACTTCTTGTTCCAGTCGATGCCGAGCTCGGACATGCCGTAGAGAATGCGGCGATGCACGGGCTTCAGGCCGTCGCGGACGTCGGGAAGCGCGCGGCTGACGATTACGCTCATGGCGTAGTCGAGATACGACCGCTGCATTTCCTCAATGATGGAAATCGGCTCGATGTCGGACGGGGACTTGCCGCCGCCGGGAGTGCTTTGCTCAGTCAAATCTGGTCACGATCTCTGTTCGGAATCACTGTCTAGCTTATAGCCGAAAGGGCGCCGCAGCGCCAATTTCGCCGCAGGTTTTGAACAGCTTTTGCGGCGCTGGAAAGGCAGGACGATCAAATACCTAGACAAAATTGCAGAGGTTGATGCTAGTCTTTGCCGAACGGGACCCGAGGGGAGCTGAAATGGCAACGACCGACGCGATGATAACGGCTTTCACCACGCTCCTGGTGACACTCGATCCGCCGGGGCTCGCGCCGCTCTTTCTCGGCCTCACGCAGGGCATGACCGGAGCCCAGCGCCGCCAGGTCGCCGTCCGCGGTTCCCTCATCGCCTTTGGGATCCTCGCCGTCTTCGCCGTCTTCGGCTCGGGCATCCTCGGCGTGCTCGGCATCTCGATGGGCTCGTTCCGCATCGCCGGCGGCCTGATGCTGTTTGCGATCGCCTTCGAGATGATTTTCGAGAAGCGCAACGAGCGGAAGGAAAAGACCAAGGACGACGCGATCACTCGCGACCACATCCACCATCTCGCCGTCTTCCCGCTGGCGATCCCGCTGATCGCCGGGCCCGGCGCGATCTCCGCGACGGTGCTGATCGCCGGCACGATGGACGGTATCGCCGGCCGGGCCGGACTGATCGGGGTCATCGCCGTCTGCCTGGCACTCGTCTTCCTGGCGCTGATGCTGGCGGAGGGCCTCAACCGCTTTCTCGGCGTCACCGGTCGCGCCCTGCTCACCCGCCTGCTCGGCGTGCTGCTTTCGGCGCTCTCCGTGCAGTTCGTCGTCGACGGGATCAAATCGGCCTTCGCCGGGTGAGACGCCGGCGTTGCCGCCGGCGCCTGCTCTCTCAGCTACGGTGCAGGAATTCGAGGAGCACCGCGTCGAAGCGTTCGCTTTCCTCGAACTGCATGGTGTGTCCGCTGCGTTCGAACATCTCGATCGTCAGCTGGGCGAAATCGCCCCGGAACGGCTCCCATGCCGCGGGCGGCGAGATGAGGTAGTCGAAGCGCCCGAGGGCGAGGAGTACCGGTGCCGTGACGCCACGGGCGAGCGCGTGCATGTCGATGTCACGGAACACCTCGCCCCACAGATGATCGAAGCCGATGTCGTTGATCCAGACCCCGTCCCATAGCGGACGCGCATCGAAACCGGGATCGAACCAGCTGCGTGCGCCAAGCCGGATCAGCAGGTGCTTGAAGCGCTCGTGAGGATGGGCGGCGATGTCACCGGCGAGCTTCGCCATCTCCCGGTCGAAGATCAGCTTGCGCTCGGGCGAGGCTTCCGCCTCCCAGCGCCGTTCCGCCCACTCAGCGAGCTCTGCACCCTGGTTCGGGCCGGTGCCCGCGAGCACAACGTGGGACACGCGGTCGGGAAACTGGCGCGCATATTCGAGTGCCATGTAGCCGTGGCCCGAATGCCCGAGAACGGCGAAGCGCTCCAGCCCGAAGGCCTGCCGCGCCAGTTCGATGTCGTCGATGATCCGGTCGAAAGCGAAGTCGCCAGCCTCCACCGGTCCGAGCGGACGGGCGAAGCAGCGGTGGTCGACAAAGTGGAGGCGGACCGAGCGGCGAAGGCCGGGCGAGAAGGTCCGCGCATAATAGAGGCTGCTGCCGACGACGAGCAGCGGCAGCCCCTGCCCTTCGATTGCGTAGCCGAGCTCGAAGATGCCCGAGCGAATGATGCCGCGCGCGGCGCGGCCGTAATCCAGTTCTTCCATGATGATGTATCCGATAGTGCGGTTCGCCGCGCCGTGTCGGGCGCCGGGAACCGGACGCTGATCCAGGAAAACACACGAGCGCAGCTCGGCAAAAGGCCGGCGGCGACGTGCAACGGTTTTCATGGTCAAGGTCGCTAACGGATGAGGCGCATGGACTTTCTCTCGGAGCCTTGTGGGCGAGGATCGCCGCCGGCAGCAATACCGATTCTGCCAGAGGAGGACAAGATGTGAGGCGCGACGCGAGTAACCCGCGGAAGTACCGCTCAGGTCAGCGCTGCGCCTTCAGGATGCGCTTCCAGATCGTCCCGCCGAGATACCGGTTGAACACGATGAAATAGACGACGATCAGCGCGAACAGCACGAAGGCCGGCAGGCCGTTCAGCTGGAAACCGCCCTCCGTGCGACCGTCGGTCACCGAGGCGATCAGAAACCCGAGCACGAAAAAGGCGGTGAAGAAATCGAGCAGCGCCGCGAGCACGATGCGCCAGGTCGCGGGTCCGGTATCCGTCTTTGTCTCACCCATCGAAAGCCCCCTTTCGGATCAACGAGAAGATATGGCGCGCGGCTGGCCGACGCCCCCCGGAATCAGAACGGGATGTCGTCGTCCAGATCGCGCGAGAAGTTGCC
It includes:
- a CDS encoding alpha/beta fold hydrolase → MEELDYGRAARGIIRSGIFELGYAIEGQGLPLLVVGSSLYYARTFSPGLRRSVRLHFVDHRCFARPLGPVEAGDFAFDRIIDDIELARQAFGLERFAVLGHSGHGYMALEYARQFPDRVSHVVLAGTGPNQGAELAEWAERRWEAEASPERKLIFDREMAKLAGDIAAHPHERFKHLLIRLGARSWFDPGFDARPLWDGVWINDIGFDHLWGEVFRDIDMHALARGVTAPVLLALGRFDYLISPPAAWEPFRGDFAQLTIEMFERSGHTMQFEESERFDAVLLEFLHRS
- the gyrA gene encoding DNA gyrase subunit A, producing MTEQSTPGGGKSPSDIEPISIIEEMQRSYLDYAMSVIVSRALPDVRDGLKPVHRRILYGMSELGIDWNKKYVKCARVTGDVMGKYHPHGNAAIYDALARMAQNWSLRLPLIDGQGNFGSIDGDPPAAERYTECRLQKAAHSLLDDLDKETVDFRDNYDGTLAEPVVVPAKFPNLLVNGAGGIAVGMATNIPPHNLGEVIDGCIALIDNPAIELPELMQIIPGPDFPTGAMILGRSGIRSAYETGRGSVIMRGVARVEPMRGDREQIIITEIPYQVNKATMIEKMAELVREKRIEGISDLRDESDREGYRVVIELKRDANADVILNQLYRYTPLQTSFGCNMVALNGGKPEQMTLLDMLRAFVSFREEVVSRRTKYLLRKARERAHVLVGLAIAVANIDEVINLIRRAPDPQTAREQLMERRWPAHDVEALIRLIDDPRHRINEDLTYNLSEEQARAILELRLARLTALGRDEIDEELNKIGAEIADYLEILSSRLRIQDIVKAELTAVRDEFGTPRRTEIVEGGPDMDDEDLIAREDMVVTVSHAGYIKRVPLATYRAQRRGGKGRSGMAMKEEDFATRLFVANTHTPVLFFSSRGIVYKEKVWRLPIGTPTSRGKALINMLPLEPGERITTIMPLPEDEKTWENLDVMFSTTRGTVRRNKLSDFVQVNRNGKIAMKLDEEGDEILSVETCTDRDDVLLTTALGQAIRFPVDEVRVFAGRNSIGVRGITLADGDRLISMTILGHVDADAAQRAAYLKRSAAERRASGVDEEDIALVGEEVGELADLSEELYQELRAREQFVLTVSEKGFGKRSSSYDFRTSGRGGKGIRATDTSKTAEIGELVAAFPVEENDQLMLVSDGGQLIRVPVGGIRIASRATKGVTIFSTAKDEKVVSVERISEPEGEADVEGVAEEAPGEGEAE
- the coaD gene encoding pantetheine-phosphate adenylyltransferase, which produces MTIAFYPGSFDPMTNGHLDVLVQSLNVVSKVIVGIGIHPGKAPMFSYDERAELIRLSLAEAMPARVGDISVVSFDNLAVDAARRHGAKLLVRGLRDGTDLDYEMQMAGMNYQMAPDMQTIFLPAGTASRPITATLVRQIASMGGDVSAFVPASVLTALKSRLKS
- a CDS encoding peptidylprolyl isomerase — protein: MKLLHLAFAATFAVAGLFGSAHAQSNENILTIQLKDGPVVIELLPQVAPKHVERMKEIAGKGEYDNVAFHRVIDGFMAQTGDVEFGDLKDGYDPSRAGTGGSKLPDLPAEFSNLPFERGTVGMARAQDPNSANSQFFIMFADGGFLNGQYTVVGKVVAGMEYVDKIKRGEGANGEVSDPDAMLKVTVGR
- a CDS encoding peptidylprolyl isomerase, which produces MAEIKDPENTIIMETTKGKVVIALKPDVAPGHVARVKELTREGAYDGVVFHRVIEDFMAQTGDVQYGKQGGASFNPARAGMGGSDKPDLKAEFSATPHVRGTCSMARSQNPNSANSQFFICFTDAPWLNKQYSVWGEVVEGMEIIDQIKRGEPVRDPDSIVSMKVAADA
- a CDS encoding MarC family protein, with the protein product MATTDAMITAFTTLLVTLDPPGLAPLFLGLTQGMTGAQRRQVAVRGSLIAFGILAVFAVFGSGILGVLGISMGSFRIAGGLMLFAIAFEMIFEKRNERKEKTKDDAITRDHIHHLAVFPLAIPLIAGPGAISATVLIAGTMDGIAGRAGLIGVIAVCLALVFLALMLAEGLNRFLGVTGRALLTRLLGVLLSALSVQFVVDGIKSAFAG